CATTAACTGATACCAAAGAGGacacaaagtttttttttttatcaatactTAGAAAATCATTGTAGCTAGGGGCAGAAGAATTTAGTTGTAGGCATCATGGTGCTCCAAGAGGTAGTTCTCAATTAACTTGAAGAGATGTGAGGCCTTCTCTTTGCCAGCCTTGACATGCTCTTCCTTGATCTCAACATCACCCTTGGTATGGTAGTGGCTGATGCTCTTGATAACGGAACCGCTGCCGGAAGCCACCAACTTAGTCTCATACGAGATTTTCTCAATTGTCTCAGAGATTGCATCTCCCTCAATGACACTGTACTGGTACACAAAGTTGTCCTTGTCAACCCCATCGATTCTGTGCTTCACATAGCTGTATGTGCTACCTTCACCGAAGTTGATCTTCTTAATGGTTCCAACTCCACCATCTCCTTCAAGGATCTCAGTGCTCTTCACTGCCTGTGGTGCAATTTTAGGGATGAGGTTGTCAGCATCAAGAACAAAGGCATTGTACAACCTAGCAGGGGGGATGACGGAAGTGAACTCGAATTCGTATGTGAAAACACCCATGATTCTGCGAATTGTTTGGAAAGTGAgaaaaagaaattgatgaaaaggaaGATGGTGTAATGGGAGATTTTGAGTTGTGAAGAAGTGAGAGAGGAGGTATGGTATTTATAGGGTGAGGCTGAAGGTTGATCAAACGATGGGCAATTAATTTTGACCAATTGCAGCTAGCCCATCTTTGAAATGCAAGTCAAGGCCACCTAACTTGAACTTCTGGAACTGCATACTATTTGTAATTAGGGTAGTATTCTTGTAAATGTGTAGTGTTTCTTTCTTGTGTGTCTAGCTATAGAATAAAATTCAAAGATTTGCAATCAGTTTTTCTTCTTGTCACTGTCATTCCTTTATGCATGTGACTATTTTCAAAGAGTTAATCTTGCAAGATCATTTTCTACTATTAAAAGAAATATGCATTAACAACTAATTACATGCGTGTGAAAGCTTACAATGCTAAAACTACTATCATTTGAAGGTAATAGGATTATCAAGTGGGTCTCATTTGATAAAAAGGTTGGATTTGAATGGATAAACCATTACTTTTCAAGGTATGttaaaggaaaaatgaaaaattttgtGGCAAACATAGAGGTAGGAGATGGATTACTTAAGAAGAAAATTTATCCATTgcaattcttttccaaaatgGTATGGTTAGAATGGAGAAGTTTCGTGTATCAATAGTCTCTTCTAATCCCTTccaaatgaaaaatcattacCTTCAATATAACTTGAAGT
The nucleotide sequence above comes from Malus sylvestris chromosome 16, drMalSylv7.2, whole genome shotgun sequence. Encoded proteins:
- the LOC126608923 gene encoding major strawberry allergen Fra a 1-3-like yields the protein MGVFTYEFEFTSVIPPARLYNAFVLDADNLIPKIAPQAVKSTEILEGDGGVGTIKKINFGEGSTYSYVKHRIDGVDKDNFVYQYSVIEGDAISETIEKISYETKLVASGSGSVIKSISHYHTKGDVEIKEEHVKAGKEKASHLFKLIENYLLEHHDAYN